The Candidatus Sulfotelmatobacter sp. genomic sequence AATTTTCTGCGGTACAAGGCATCATGAAGACCAACCCCTCCCGCTCCGGCGCGCCAGCGCGCTCGGGGCCGTCCCGTCCCCAAGCGAGCCGTCCGACTCCGTCCCGCACGCCGGCGCGTGCCGCCAACGCGGTGCGCACGCAAGAGTTCGTGCAGGGCGTCATCTCGGAGATGCGGCGCGTTACCTGGCCCTCGCGCGAAGAGTGGGTCGGCGCCACGCTGCTCACGCTG encodes the following:
- the secE gene encoding preprotein translocase subunit SecE, translated to MKTNPSRSGAPARSGPSRPQASRPTPSRTPARAANAVRTQEFVQGVISEMRRVTWPSREEWVGATLLTLALVIGVGVFTYLCDLLFGWVFTFLTGGAR